A section of the Nitrososphaerales archaeon genome encodes:
- a CDS encoding PqqD family peptide modification chaperone — protein sequence MEEEKLFKKGEATKADDGSLVLVNEDQTAYKVDEVVLIVWDMCNGISFREILNEITDHSEQDASFIRTALEDLMIKLQENKLIDIKQP from the coding sequence ATGGAAGAGGAAAAACTATTCAAGAAAGGAGAGGCTACCAAAGCCGATGATGGTTCTTTAGTTCTAGTAAACGAGGATCAGACAGCATACAAGGTTGATGAAGTTGTATTGATTGTATGGGACATGTGTAATGGTATATCATTCAGAGAAATTTTGAATGAAATTACCGATCATTCAGAGCAAGACGCATCTTTTATAAGAACTGCGCTTGAAGACCTCATGATAAAACTTCAAGAAAATAAACTC